A section of the Triticum dicoccoides isolate Atlit2015 ecotype Zavitan chromosome 7A, WEW_v2.0, whole genome shotgun sequence genome encodes:
- the LOC119331842 gene encoding remorin 4.1-like, with the protein MSSSDPIDHMSVSERLARLATPSAPAEDDVDVDVDADGDGATFRDIHPSPAPAPLRQASWDVASQRSLSSYSEEQFMSSSMGREFTAMVDAGGASADPCLGRDSGAGNNDLQLARIGEHEPVPETETNPLAIVADTGRALPPAPAQSSSSCAAPERAQEVVEVRQVKKEEAEAKVAAWQAEEVAKINNKFKREEVVINGWENQQIHTATAYLSKIERKLEEERAKATEKAQNEVARARRKAEEKRASAEAARGTKTARVMDLANFMKAVGRLPTKRSFFSFSSS; encoded by the exons ATGAGCAGCTCCGATCCGATCGACCACATGTCGGTCAGCGAGCGGCTGGCGCGGCTGGCGACGCCGTCGGCCCCGGCGGAGGACGACGTGGACGTGGACGTGGACGCCGACGGCGACGGTGCGACCTTCCGGGACATCCAcccgtcgccggcgccggcgccgctgcGGCAGGCCTCCTGGGACGTGGCGAGCCAGCGCTCGCTGTCGTCCTACTCCGAGGAGCAGTTCATGTCCAGCAGCATGGGCCGCGAGTTCACGGCCATGGTGGACGCGGGGGGCGCTTCGGCCGACCCTTGCCTCGGCCGGGACTCCGGCGCCGGGAACAACGACCTGCAGCTGGCGCGGATCGGTGAGCACGAGCCCGTGCCGGAGACGGAGACGAACCCGCTGGCCATCGTGGCGGACACCGGCCGTGCGCTGCCACCGGCGCCGGCGCAGTCGTCGTCCTCGTGCGCGGCGCCGGAGAGGGCgcaggaggtggtggaggtgcggcaggtgaagaaggaggaggcggaggcgaaggTGGCGGCGTGGCAGGCGGAGGAGGTGGCCAAGATCAACAACAAGTTTAAGCGGGAGGAGGTGGTGATCAACGGGTGGGAGAACCAGCAGATCCACACGGCCACCGCCTACCTCAGCAAGATCGAG aggaagctggaggaggagcgcgcCAAGGCGACGGAGAAGGCGCAGAACGAGGTGGCGCGGGCGCGGCGGAAGGCGGAGGAGAAGCGGGCGTCGGCGGAGGCGGCGCGCGGGACCAAGACGGCCAGGGTCATGGACCTCGCCAACTTCATGAAGGCCGTCGGCAGGCTGCCCACCAAGcgatccttcttctccttctcctcctcctaa